A window of Diabrotica undecimpunctata isolate CICGRU unplaced genomic scaffold, icDiaUnde3 ctg00001082.1, whole genome shotgun sequence genomic DNA:
TGGAATATATACTTCCCACTTCAGACATCATAGGCGTCCTCGCAAAAGTCACTGAGTATCTTATGAGAATTTACAGtgataaataaatacaattatttaatACGAAGGTAGTATTTTTAAACAGATTTAATAATTTTGGACCTACACAATATccaaatttcttttttatttttgaataacaGTAGCTCCGATTATTTAAAAAGCAGTAGTGATGTGAGataaaagaatttaataaatGAATTGTTGTAGATCACACGCAGTAATCGGCGCAAAGAGCGATTTACTAACGGCTAAAACACGCAACTCAGTTTATATTGTAGGACCGTATATACCTCTCAGTGCGTTTTATTTCTTTAACTTCTTTAAATTCAACCAGAAACCACCCTCGGCTGTTACATTGAATTGCTTCCTAGAAATTTTCAGTGGTACTGTAAGTTTTGCCGAAGGTTCGATTATAAAATTGGACAAAAGATAAAATAACACCACTTTTGCTTCTAATAGAGCAAATCGAGATCCTATACAGTTCCTAGGACCAATACCGAAGGGAAGATACGTGTAGGGGTCGATTTTTGACTTATTTTCGTCGTTGAATCTTTCAGGGTCGAACCTCTCTGGGTTTTCGTAGAACGCCGGATCTCTATGTATAGCCCATACGGGAAAGAGAATAACTGTGTTCTTTTCAATATGAAGCGGCTTTTCTTCTGGTGTTGCAGCTGGATGGTGTAAGGTTTGGTACATATTCTGTCAGCCATTACAGCAATTGGCCATTTCCGTAAGgtttctgaaaaataaaaaaaattagtaaaattgGACTATAGTATGTTTATTCTGCATCCATATTCTTGTGGCATATTAATCCgatttact
This region includes:
- the LOC140431825 gene encoding cytochrome P450 9e2-like; translated protein: MYQTLHHPAATPEEKPLHIEKNTVILFPVWAIHRDPAFYENPERFDPERFNDENKSKIDPYTYLPFGIGPRNCIGSRFALLEAKVVLFYLLSNFIIEPSAKLTVPLKISRKQFNVTAEGGFWLNLKKLKK